The DNA sequence CCGTCCGGTATACAGGAGAAGTAATGATGATTCTAACAGGGCGACCTATAATGGCAGGCCGGAAAAAAGGTATGGCCATAATGATGAAGAGGACGATGATGATTAAAAAGGGTGATGACAGAGTCTTGCCATGGATATGACAAGCCGGATAATACATCTGGGGATTATGGTATTTGCCCTTGCCGCATATTTGACGGGAGATATGGCTGATGATTACAAGAGACTGGCCTGTTCCGGTTTTACTTTTCACAAATGGCTCGGCATGGGGGCGGCCTTTTTTATTACAGGGAGGATTCTCTATGGTTTTTGGGGGACTAAAAGAGCAAGATTTTCAAGTTGGGCGCCCTGCACAAGAGACAGGCTTAAATATGCCGGAGAAGCGCTCCTCTCTGCGCTAAGTTACAAAAGACCGGGCGCGACGGCCCACCGGTACATTGCCGGTCTGGTTAAAGCGGCAGGGCTTGTTCTTTTCAGCTGGATGTCTTTTACAGGTATGTTCATGTTTTTCTTTGTTGAACCCGGCAGCCGGTCCCGCGGTCTCGTTCACCTTGTCATGGAGGTCCATGAAGTGGGAGAAGCGCTGATTCCCGCCTACCTTTTCATTCATATTGCTATCGCCATTATTCATGCCTTCTACGGGCAGGATTTCTGGCGCAAAATGTTGTTTGTCAAAAAAAAGCCTGTCAAGGCTTAAGGTTCCTCTGAAAATCCATGCCCGCCTGCCCTTTCCAGCTTTAAAGGTTCAAACATGCCGGGCCCTGCCTTAAGAAAAGCGCTTGCAGACTTGTCATGGAATACTAATGATGGACACTAATTAATTTTTTTCTTCCTTTATATTCTTCCTCGCACCTTTCAGAGACCTCCGGACAGAGTTCTCCGATCAAAGATCTCCGAGTTGAAATGACCATTCATCTGCGTCATTCCAGGCAGAAATAGCTGAAGTAAATTGCTAAGGGGACAAGAGGGGGAGAATCCCTAAAACAAATAAAGGAATACGTCATAGTGATTATAGAAAATAGTTCTTTAGAACTATTGCTTTGCCTTGTG is a window from the Deltaproteobacteria bacterium genome containing:
- a CDS encoding cytochrome b/b6 domain-containing protein, giving the protein MTSRIIHLGIMVFALAAYLTGDMADDYKRLACSGFTFHKWLGMGAAFFITGRILYGFWGTKRARFSSWAPCTRDRLKYAGEALLSALSYKRPGATAHRYIAGLVKAAGLVLFSWMSFTGMFMFFFVEPGSRSRGLVHLVMEVHEVGEALIPAYLFIHIAIAIIHAFYGQDFWRKMLFVKKKPVKA